From the genome of Streptacidiphilus sp. PB12-B1b:
CGCCAAGGCCGTGGAGCAGATGGTCGACTTCACCATGCGCCGGATGTACGGCTGAACGCCCAGATCATTCCTGACCTGCACTGATGCCAACCGCCGGCACACGCGTGGGCACATGGTTGAAATTTCAACTTGCTTTATGTTGACGCTTCAACTACCTTGGTTGACGTCGGCACACCGCCGACCTGGCAGCTCAGGAGGTTGACATGCCCGCAGTGACCGTCGAGAACCCGCTGGTCCTGCCGCGGGTGGAGACCCCGGACCCGACCATCGCCGTCCCCCGCCCCGTCGTCCAGGTCGCCACCGCGCCCGAGGGCTTCGAAGGGGAGGGCTTCCCCGTGCGCCGCGCGTTCGCCCGCGTCAACACGAAACTGCTGGACCCGTTCATCATGATGGACCAGATGGGTGAGGTGGAGTACGCCGCCGGAGAGCCCAAGGGCACCCCCTGGCACCCGCACCGCGGCTTCGAGACCGTCACCTACCTGATCGACGGCAAGTTCATCCACCGCGACTCCACCGGCGGCGGCGGCGCGCTCGGCGACGGCGACACCCAGTGGATGACGGCCGGCTCGGGCATCCTGCACATCGAGACCCCGCCGGAGGATCTGGTCGTCTCCGGCGGCCTGTTCCACGGGCTGCAGCTGTGGGTCAACCTGCCTGCCTCCGACAAGCTGATCCAGCCCAAGTACCAGGACATCTCCGGCGCCAACGTCAAGCTGCTCGCCAGCCCCGACGGCGGCACGGTGCTGCGCCTGATCGCCGGCGAGATCGGCGGCGTCCAGGGCCCGGGAACCACCCACACGCCGATCACGATGATCCACGCCACCCTGAGCCCCGGCGCGGCCGTCACGCTGCCCTGGCGCAGCGACTTCAACGCCCTGGTGTACGCGCTGAACGGACGCGGCACCGTCGGCGCCGAGCAGCGGCCGTTCGGCATGGGCCAGGCGGTGGTCTTCGGCGACGGCGACAGCATCACCGTCCAGGCCGACTCCACCCAGGAGTCGCGCTCGCCCAACCTGGACGTGGTGATCCTCGGCGGCCGTCCGATCCGCGAGCCGGTCGCGCACTACGGGCCGTTCGTGATGAACAGTCACCGCGAACTCCAGCAGGCGGTGGAGGACTTCCAGAGCGGTCGATTCGGACGAATCCCGGCAGAACACAACTGATATCCGCAGCGGGCTGTGCGAATTGTGGGCCCCGGATGAGAACTGTCAGTGCGGTGTCGTACTGTCCTGATTGTTGGCGCGAAAGCGAGGAAGCAGGGGGCTTCCCTGCTCGCATCGCGCCCGTGCTCCGGCACGCACATCTGGGGGCCACAAGTGAAGTTCCGTACCACCGTGGGGACCGTCCTGGCCGCTGCCGCCGGCGTCATCGGCATGGCGGCTGCGCCGGCCATGGCCGCCGCGCCCGCCACGACCCACGCCACCACGACGCAGACCGCCGTCAAGAAGGCCGCGACGCTGACCGCCACGTACAGCTCGACCTCGGTCGCCTACGGCCAGTGGATCACCGTCAACATCCACCTGGGCGCGACCGCCACCAACCGCACCGTCTCGCTCTACGCCCGCAACTGGAGCAACGGGGCCACCTACCTCGCCGCCAGCGGCAAGGTCAACAGCGCCGGCAACCTGTCGGTGCGCTACTGGGAGTCGCAGACCCGCACCTGGTGGGCGAGCTTCTCCGGTGACGCGGCCTACAACGCGACCACCACCAAGGGCGTGGCCGTGCACGTCGGCTCGACCACCTCCGGCAGCTTCAGCCGCTACTACGCCACCAAGAGCTGGGCCGGGCACTCCGTGCGCGAGTTCCACGCCTCGTCGGTCCCGACCCTGCAGGGCACGGTCACGCCGAACAAGTCCGGCGAGAACGTCACGGTCACCGTCCAGGCGTACGTCAACAACGCCTGGGTCTCGGCCAACACGCCGCACTCCTTCGCGCTGCAGACCGGCAGCGTGTACGGCGTCCAGTTCACGCCGAGCTGGCCCAAGAACTACGAGTTCCGCACCGAGGTCAGCTACGGCGGCGACATCGCCAACGGCGGCAGCAACTCGGGCTGGCAGTACTGGACCGTCACCAACTAGGCAGCACCTGGCCAGCAGTTGGGCAGCGCCGAGCGCGTCCGCATGAGGGTTCCTGCCTGTGGCCACAGGCAGGAACCGGCGGAGCGGCCGGGCCGGCTACATCCGGGCGTACACCACCGTGGCGTCGTCGCGGGCCTTGCCGCGCGGCCAGCGTGCGCAGGCCGTGTCGCCGGCCTCCACCTCCCGTACCCGGCGCAGCAGTTCGGCCGGGCCGCGCTCGTCCAGCAGCTTCATCGCCTCCGGCCAGCCGCCGAGGTCGAAGCGCTCGACATAGCGCGACGCCCCGTCGCTCAGCACCGCCAGCGCCCGCAGTTCGGACAGCGGGACACTGCCGGTCTCCGCATGGTCGGCGGCCTTCGGCAGCGCGGCGGCGATCCACGGGCCGTGGTCGGTGTTGCGGGCGGCTCTGACCGCCAGCGCGTAGCGCATGTGCAGGGTCATCCGCTCCGGGCTGCCCGGGGTGGTGGCGTGGACCTCCCGGCGGAGCTGCTCGCCCGCCGGAAAAGGCTGGTTGTCGCCGATGACGGCGATGCTGCCGAAACGGTCCAGCACCAGCAGCGAGTCCCCGAGGACGAGGTACTGCAGGGCCGCGCCCCGGCGGCGTACGGCGACGACCATCGCGGCCGGGGTGTTGGGGTGGGCCAGGTCGCAGCGGGCGCCGTGCAGCGACGCGGTCTCGGCGATCGCGTCCGCCAGGCACTGGGCCATCGTCCGGTCGGGCCGGTCGATCAGCCGTGCCAGCAGGTGCACGCCCAACCGCCGCGCGTACCAGGCCGTGCCGTGCTCGCAGCCGGACTCCATCGCCGCGGGCGAGCTTGAACCGTCGAGCAGTACCAGGGCATCGGGCGTCGCGGCCGCGAAGTCCTCACTGACCCGGTCCGGGCGCTGCGCCTCCCCCGCCATCTCCATGCGCATGCAAGCCAGTGTGCGGTGCCGGGCGCGAGGGAGACAGAGGTTTGTCGCGGTGTCCCTCGAAAGAGGGGCGGCTTCCGGACGCGGACCCGGCGCGCACCCCGGCCGCCGCGCGCACCACCCGCTCCCCCAGCCACTGCAGGAACGGCGTGGGCAGGAAGACCGCGTCGGCGGAGATCATGGCCAGCGAGAAGAACGGCAGGCCCAGCATCACCGCTATCGCCGCGTGCTCGACCATCATCAGCACCAGCAGGACGTTCTTGATGCGCCGGTTGAACACCAGGAACGGGAACGACACCTGCACCATCACCGTGCCGTAGGTGATCAGGAAGACCGGTACCGGGTGCGCGGCCAGCAGCCCGGACAGGCCCGGCCACGGGTTGAAGTAGTCCAGGTGCAGCGGGAAGTACAGCGCGCTGCCGCCCTGCCAGAGCGAGCCCTGGATCTTGTACCAGCCCGCCGTCGCGTAGATGAAGCAGACCTCGACCGCGACCACCAGCATCGCGCAGTTGTGCAGCATGGTGCCGAGGGCGTCCATGACGGCGCGCGGCTCGCCCAGCGGATCGCGTCGGCCCAGCCACCACCACACCCCGGCCAGCAGCCAGAAGCCCCAGAAGACCGTGCTCCAGCTGTACACGCCGGGGGCGAGCATCCCCAGCTTGGCGATGCCGCTGAACTGCGCCCAGGCCAGCAGCGCGCCGACAGCCGCCCACAGCCGCACCCCGGCCGGGCCGCCGTCGGCCTGCTCCGGGCGCAGCCTTCTGCGCCGGGCGTCCAGCGACCACACCTGGCCGCAGCGGGTGAAGGCCAGGTAGATCGCCATCAGGTGGACCACGTTGTCGCCGCCGTCGCCCAGCAGCACGCTGCGGTTCTGCACCGACACCACGGCCACCAGGAACAGCACCGACATCGTCCGGGTCCGCCAGCCGAGCAGCAGCAGCGCGCTGACCAGGATCGCGGCGGTGTAGACGGTCTCGAACCACCAGCGGTCGCCGGACCAGACCAGCAGCGAGAAGGCGTGGTTCCCGGCGAGCATCTGCCGGGCCAGGTCCACGCTCCAGGCGGCCCGGTCGCCGTAGAGCACCCGCCGGTTCGGCCACTCGCGGAGCAGGAAGCCGCCGAAGCACAGCGCGAAGCCGATGCGGACGACGGCGGCCTGGTACGGCGCGAGGGCCCGGCCGGTGAAGGCCGCCCAGCCGACGGCGAGGCGGTCGGCGGGCAGCAGGGCGCGCACCGCGCCCGGGGCGCCGCGTCGGGAGGCGGGAGCGGGTGCGGTCACCGGGCCAGCCCCTGGTCGTCGGCGTCGGTCACCAGCCACCACGGCAGGGTGAGGTAGCTGGTCGTGGCCTTCGCGGGCGCGCCGGTCCAGGCCGGTCCGACGACCGGGGTGGTCGCCGAGCGGAACTGCACCTCGGCGATCGGCTCGCCCCGCCAGTCGCGGCCGATCCGCTGCAGCGCGATCCGCTTCAGGTACTCCACCGACAGCGGGCCGCCGCTGCCGAGGGAGGCGCCGGTGTTCTGGTTGTGCCAGGAGGTGTAGTAGTCCCAGGCCCGGCGCAACAGGTTCTGGTCGGCGTGGCTGGGGGCCGGGTTGTCCCGGACCCTGGCGATGTCCTGGGCGGTCAGGTTGATCCAGCCGGACTGCGGGCTCGAGCCGTCCGGCGCCAGGGTCTGCACCCGGACCTCGACGGCGATGTTCTCCTGGAGCGGGTTGGGCGCGAAAAGCTGCCAGTTCTGCTCGAACTCGGGATAGACGTAGCCGTCGATCTGGTGCTGGTACCTGGTGGAGAGGGTGTTGGCGGGCGCGATGGAGAGGAACACCGCCGCGAGGTGCCAGGCCGTGGCGCAGAGCAGTACGGCGGCGGCCGTGCCCAGCACCGCCAGCGCGCCCCGCGACCACCGGCGCGGCCCGGCCGGGGCCTCGGGGTCGGCGTCGGGGTCGGTTGCGGGCGCGGGCGCGGACGCGGACGCGGACGCGGACGACTCAGGGTCGGGGTCGGGGTCGGGTATGGAGTGGTCCGGGGTGGCCGCCGTGCTGGGTTGCTCCGCCATGCGTACCCGTTTCGCTGCGTCTGGAGGGTCTGCGAGAAAGGTACTGATCGCGTCCGGTCGGCGACAGCGATTGCCGTTCTCCCGGCGGCTGCCGCAGGTCCGGGACGGCCGCCTGGCTTCCCATCTCCTAGAACCTGTTCTAGTCTGACGGATCGTCACATCCGGTCGTGGAAGGGGCATCCGTGGACTTCACCCTCACCGAGGAGCAGCAGGCCGCAGCGGAGGCCGCCCGCGCGGCCTTCGCCGACGTGGCTCCGGACGGAGGTGTCCCCAGCCCCGCCGTCGGCGTCGAACCGGTCTCCGACGACATCGACCGCGAGCTGTGGCAGCGCCTCGCCAAGTCGGATCTGCCCGGCATCGCGCTGGGCGAGCAGTACGGCGGCTCCGGCCTCGACCCGGTCGCCTGGTGCCTGGTGCTGCGCGAGTCCGCCCGGGTGCTGGCGCGGGTGCCGCTGCTGGAGACCGGCGCCGCCGCGCTGGCCGTGCAGCGCTTCGGCAGCGAGGAGCAGCGCCGACGGCTGCTGCCCGAGGTCGCCGCCGGGCGGCTGCTGCTCGGCGTCGCCCCGCACGGCAGCAGCGGCCACGAGCCCGCCGACCTGGCCGTCCGTGCCGAACCGGCCCTCGGCGACGACGGCCGCCCGGACGGCTGGACGCTGCACGGCAGCCAGACCGCCGTCCCGTACGCGCAGGTCGTGGAGCGGGTGCTGGTGCCCGCCCGGTGCGACGCCGGAACCCTGCTGCTGCTGGTCGATCCGCACGCGCCGGGGGTGGAGCTGCGCCGCCAGGTCTCCGCCCGCGGCGAGCTGATGGCCGAGATGGTGTTCGACGGCGCGCGGGTCCGGCCCCCGGCGCAGTTGGGCGCGCCCTCGCTGTCCGGCGACGCGTGGCGGTACGTCCGGGGGCTGCTGATCGTCGGCACCGCCGCGCTCTGCCTGGGCCTGGGCGAGCAGATCCTGCGGATCACCGCCGACTACACCAGCGGGCGCGAGCAGTTCGGGCACCCGGTGGCCACCTTCCAGGCCGTCGCCGTCCAGGCCGCCGACCGCTACATCGACCTGAAGGCGATGGAGGCCACCCTGTGGCAGGCCGCCTGGCGGATCGGCCTGGACGACCCGGAGCTGCCGGACCGGCTGCCGCTGGCCGCCGACCTGGCCACCGCCAAGGTGTGGTCGGCCGAGGGCGTGCGCACCATCGCCTCCACCGCGCAGCACCTGCACGGCGGCATCGGCGCGGACCTGGACTACCCGCTGCACCGCTACCACGCCTGGGCCAAGTACCTGGAGCTGTTCCTCGGCCCGGCCCCGGCGTACGAGGAGGAGATCGGCGCGATCCTGGCCGAGCACGCCCTCTGACCTGCCCTCCGAGCCACCGGCAGCAGTGCTGGACGATACTGGCCGGATGACGACAGCAGCGCCACAGCCGACGGCGTTCGACGCGGTGGTCCTGGCCGGAGGCTCCGCGCGGCGCCTCGGCGGCGCGGACAAGCCGGGCCTCGCGGTCGGCGGCGCCACCATGCTCGACCGGGTGCTGGCCGCCTGCGCGGACGCCCGGACGACGGTGGTGGTCGGCCCGGAGCGGACCACCGCGCGTCCGGTCCGCTGGGCCCGCGAGCAGCCACCCGGCGGCGGCCCGGTCGCGGCGGTCGCCGCCGCCCTGCCGCACGTCACCGCCGAAACGGTGCTGCTGCTCGCCGCCGACCTGCCCTTCTTCGACGCCCCCAGCGCCGCCCGCCTCCGCGCCGCCCTCGGCGGGTCGGACGGCGCCGACGCCGCCGTCCTGGTCGACGCGGACGGACGCGAGCAGCCGCTGGCCGCCGCCTACCGCACCGCCGCCCTGCGCGCGGCGCTGGCCCGGCTGCCCGATCCGGCCGGTCAGCCGCTGCGCCGCCTGGTCGGCGCCCTGCCGACGCACCGGCTCGCCGACCCGGACGCCGTCGCCACCGACTGCGACACCTGGCCCGACCTCGAACAGGCCCGCCTCCGCGCCGCCCGACCCCCCGGCTGACCACCCGACGCCCCAGCCGCTGGGCCGGGCCCCACTCCGCCCCAGCCGCCCACCCCGCTTGACCGCCCGCCAACCCCGCCGCGCGGCGCGGTGAACGGGTGGACTCCGAAACGCGACGACCCGCTGCACGCGGTCGGCTCCGGGATCGGCGACGATGGGGGGATGCTGGATGACTGGATCGCTGCTGCCAAGTCCGAACTGGGGATCGACCTGGACGTCGACGCGCCCGGCCTGCTCGACATGGCCAGGGACGTCGCCCACGGGGTCGCCCGGCCTGCCGCGCCGCTGACCGCCTTCCTGGTCGGCTACGCCGCGGCGCAGGCGGGCGGCGGACCGGCGGCCGTCGCCGAGGCCAACCGCAAGGTGTCCGCGCTGGCGAACGGCTGGAAGCCGGAGGGGCCCAGCGCATGAGCGTCGACTCCGCGCCCGAGAGCGACCTGCTCAGCTCGTACCCGTTCCTGGTGCGCTCCGCCGTCCCCGCGCCGGCGGACCCCCCGGCCGGTGCCGCGAGCGCCGCCGACCTGCCGTACGACCACGCCGCGGCGGACGACCGCCACGACCCCGCCGCCGCACCGCCCGGCGCGGCCCCGCGCGGGCCGGGCGGGCGCGACGACGCCGGGCTGCCCTGGCCGCAGGCCCGCCGCCGGGCGCTGCGCGCCGCCGGTGCGCCGCTGGAGGCGGTCCGGCTGCCGCTCGCGGACGCCCTCGGCGGCTTCCTCGCCGCCCCGCTCGAAGCCCTCACCGACCTGCCCGCGTTCGACACCTCGGCGATGGACGGCTGGGCCGTCTCCGGCCCGGGCCCCTGGCTGCTGGACGCCGGGCTCGCCACCGGACCCGCCGACCCCGACGCCCGGCCCGCCCCGGACGCCGACGCCGCCGACCCCGACCCGAACGCCGCCCCCGACGCCGACCCCGCCGCCCCGCAGCGCAGCCGTCCGCCCCAGGACCAGCTGCTCGCCGGGCAGCACGGCGCCGGGACGCTCGCCGACGGCACGGCCGTGCGCATCGCCACCGGCGCGCAGCTGCCGCCGGGCGCCACCGCGGTGCTGCGCAGCGAGGACGGCCGGGTCCGGCCCGGCCACGGCGAGGCCCGGCTGCTGCACGACGGCGGCGCCCGGCCGCTGGACCAGGGCCGGGACATCCGCCCGCGCGGCCAGGAGTGCCACAGCGGCGAGCCGCTGCTGCCGCCGGGCACCGCGGTCACCCCGGCCGTGCTCGGCCTGGCCGCCGCCGCGGGCTGCGACGAGCTGACGGTGTACCGGCGGCCGACGGTCGAGCTGCTGGTCCTCGGCGACGAGCTGCTGGACTCCGGGCTGCCCCGGGAGGGCCGGATCCGGGACGCGCTCGGCCCGCTGCTGCCGTCCTGGCTGCGCGGCTACGGCGCCCGGATCCTCGCCGTGCGCCGGGTCGGCGACGATCTGGGGCTGCTGCGCGACGCGCTCCGGCACAGCCCGGCCGACGTGGTCGTCACCACCGGCGGGACGGCCGCCGGGCCGGTCGACTTCCTGCACTCGGCACTGGCCGAGGTCGGCGCGCGACTGCTGGTGGACGGCGTCCAGGTGCGCCCCGGGCACCCCATGGTGCTGGCCGCGCTGCCCTCCGCCGAGGGGCAGACCGTCCGGCGCCACCTGATCGGGCTGCCCGGCAATCCGCTGGCCGCCGTGGCCGGCGCGGCGACCCTGGCCGAGCCGCTGCTCCGGGCCCTGGCCGGATGCCCGCCGACCGAGCCGTACCTGGTGCGGACCGCCGCGCCGCTGCCCGGCCACCGCGAGGACACCCGGCTCGTCCCGGTGGTGCTGCCGCGGCAGGGCGCGCTGCCGCTGTCGTACGACGGCCCGGCGATGCTGCGCGGTCTGGCCCTGGCCGAGGGGCTGGCCGTGGTGCCGCCCGGCGGCCTGCCCGCAGGGGCCGGGGTCGAGGTGCTGGAGGTCCCGGCGGGATGAGCCGCCGGGCCGCGCGGACCTACCGCGACCAGGACGCGGAGCTGCGCCAGGTGCTGATGCCCGCCGCCAACCGGCCGCCGCTGCGGCAGGTCCGGCGGCGGCTGCTGCTGGCTCTGCTGGTGCTGGCCGCAACCGTGGCCCTGGTCTACACCGGACGCGCCGGCTACCACGACAACGCCCACGCCCACCTGGACTTCCTGGGCGCGGTCTACTACGCCACGGTGAGCCTCTCCACCACCGGCTACGGCGACATCACCCCGGTCAGCGCCGACGCCCGGCTGGTCAACGTGCTGCTGATCACGCCGCTGCGGGTGGTCTTCCTGATCATCCTGGTCGGCACCACGCTGGAGGTGCTGACCGCCCGGAGCCGCCAACTGTGGCGGATCAAGAACTGGAGGGCCGCCTTGACCGACCCGTCCCGCAGCGGCCACACCGTGGTCGTCGGCTACGGCACCAAGGGCCGCCACGCGGTGGAGACGCTGCTGCTGAAGGGCGCGCCCAAGAGCCGGATCGTGGTGGTCGACCCGCAGCACCGCTCGGTGCAGAGCGCCAACGACGACGGCCTGGTCGGAGTCCTCGGCGACGCCACCCGCACCGAGGTGCTGCGCCGGGCCGAGGCCCAGCACGCCGCGCAGATCATCATCGGCACCCAGCGGGACGACACCGCCGTCCTGATCACGCTCACCGCCCGGCAGCTGAATCCGACGGCCACCATCGTGGTCGCCGTCCGCGAGGACGAGAACGCGCCGCTGCTGCGGCAGAGCGGCGCCGACGTGGTCGTCACCAGCTCCGGCTCGGCCGGGCGGCTGCTCGGCATGTCCACCTTCAGCCCCAACGCGGGCGCGGTCCTGGACGACCTGCTGACCGTCGGCGGCGGCCTGGACATGATCGACCGCGAGGTCACCGACGCCGAGGTCGGCGGCGCCCCGCAGGACTGCGGCGACCTGGTCGTCGCGGTCGTCCGCGGCGGGCGGCGGCTGCTCTACACGGACCCGCAGGCGGCGGCGCTGCAACAGGGGGACCGGGTGATCGCCATCCACCGGGTGGTCCCGACCGCGCACTGACCGCCGGCCGCCGGCCGAAAGGCCCGGTCCTCAGCGCTGGTCGGTGATCGGCTGGGCGAAGACCGTGCCCAGCGGCTCCGGGCCGATGTACTGCTGGCAGTTGCACGGCCGCGACTCGTACTGCACCGGCTTGCGCTCCGCGTCCCAGGCGATCGGGGCCTCGACCGTCTCGTGGCACTTCCCGGACCGGTCGTGCTTGGCCAGGTGGTGGGTGCAGCCGCAGACCGGCTCGGGCGGGCGGCTGGCCGCCTCGACCGCGAGCCGCTTCTGCTCCTCTGCCGTGAGCAGGTCCAGTTTCCGCTGGTGGCGGGTCTTCAGGGCCTTCCGGCCGACCTCGCTGAGCCGGCCGCCACCGACGATCACCACTGGAACGATCCACCACAGCTCGCCGACGTCCATACCGTCGCCCTCCCCCTCCGACCCGTGCCGCACAGCCTATGCCGTCGGGGCCGCCGCCGGTCAGGGGCCGGGGCCCCTGTCACAGCGCTGTGCGGCGAATTCAACAGATCTGCTACGGAACCGCCACGGCCTCACTGCGACCCCCGAGAGCGGGCACACTTCGATACATGAACGGATGGCCTGAGGGCAGGACCGACGGCGGCGACGCGGATCGCGCGACGCGCTCGATGCCGCAGACACAGCAGCGCTCCGGCGGCTACGGACCGCCGCCCGCGCAGGCACGGCCCGCGCAGGGCGAGCCGCCGCTGCCGCCGGGGCTGTCCCCGCGCCGCACCGTGCCCGCGCCGGGCCGGAGCACGGAGTCGTACAGCGGCGGCGCGCCGTCGTCGTCGTCGCAGCCCGGGAACGGCGGCGGCGGTGCCACCACCTATCGCGCCGGACGCTCCGGCTCCGGGGGCGGCCTGGGCAGCACCCGCACCAAGGGCCGGCCCAACTGGCGCCGCCGGATCACCTGGGGCGCGCTCACCGTGGTGACCGTGCTCGTCGCCACCTCCATCGGCACCTACGTCTGGGCCGACAACAAGCTCGACCGGACGGTCGACCTCAGCGCGCTGCCGAACCAGCCGGCCCTGGGCAAGGGCACCAACTACCTCATCGCCGGCTCGGACAACCGCCAGAACCTGACCCCGCAGCAGCAGAAGGAGCTGCACACCGGCTCCGACGACGAGGGCCAGTTCGGCAACAGCGACTCGATGATGATCCTGCACATCGGATCCAACGGCGACACCCTGCTCAGCCTGCCGCGCGACAGCTACGTGACCATCCCGGCGTTCACCGGCTCCTCCGGCAAGCACTACCCGGCGACCACGCACAAGCTGAACACCGCGTTCTCCTGGGGCGGCGGCGCGCTGCTGGCGCAGACCGTCGAGTACAACACCGGCATCCACATCGACCACTACGCGGAGATCGGCTTCGGTGGCTTCGTCAACCTGGTCAACGCCCTCGGCGGGGTGCACATGTGCCTGAGCCAGCCGCTGGTGGACCAGGCGTCCGGCGCGGACTTCAAGGCCGGCTGCCAGACCTTCAACGGCGCGCAGTCGCTGGAGTTCGTCCGCGAGCGGCACCAGGCCGCGCAGCAGGACCTCAGCCGGATGGCCAACCAGCAGAAGTTCCTGGCCGCCGTCGCGCACCAGGCCGCGACGCCCTCGACGGTGCTCAACCCGTTCAAGCTGTACCCGGTGCTGAGCGCGGGCATCGACACCCTGAGCGTCGACAAGAACATGAACCCGTACGACCTGGCGCAGATGTTCTGGGCGATGAAGAGCGTC
Proteins encoded in this window:
- a CDS encoding TrkA family potassium uptake protein, producing the protein MSRRAARTYRDQDAELRQVLMPAANRPPLRQVRRRLLLALLVLAATVALVYTGRAGYHDNAHAHLDFLGAVYYATVSLSTTGYGDITPVSADARLVNVLLITPLRVVFLIILVGTTLEVLTARSRQLWRIKNWRAALTDPSRSGHTVVVGYGTKGRHAVETLLLKGAPKSRIVVVDPQHRSVQSANDDGLVGVLGDATRTEVLRRAEAQHAAQIIIGTQRDDTAVLITLTARQLNPTATIVVAVREDENAPLLRQSGADVVVTSSGSAGRLLGMSTFSPNAGAVLDDLLTVGGGLDMIDREVTDAEVGGAPQDCGDLVVAVVRGGRRLLYTDPQAAALQQGDRVIAIHRVVPTAH
- a CDS encoding molybdopterin molybdotransferase MoeA, which codes for MSVDSAPESDLLSSYPFLVRSAVPAPADPPAGAASAADLPYDHAAADDRHDPAAAPPGAAPRGPGGRDDAGLPWPQARRRALRAAGAPLEAVRLPLADALGGFLAAPLEALTDLPAFDTSAMDGWAVSGPGPWLLDAGLATGPADPDARPAPDADAADPDPNAAPDADPAAPQRSRPPQDQLLAGQHGAGTLADGTAVRIATGAQLPPGATAVLRSEDGRVRPGHGEARLLHDGGARPLDQGRDIRPRGQECHSGEPLLPPGTAVTPAVLGLAAAAGCDELTVYRRPTVELLVLGDELLDSGLPREGRIRDALGPLLPSWLRGYGARILAVRRVGDDLGLLRDALRHSPADVVVTTGGTAAGPVDFLHSALAEVGARLLVDGVQVRPGHPMVLAALPSAEGQTVRRHLIGLPGNPLAAVAGAATLAEPLLRALAGCPPTEPYLVRTAAPLPGHREDTRLVPVVLPRQGALPLSYDGPAMLRGLALAEGLAVVPPGGLPAGAGVEVLEVPAG
- a CDS encoding DUF5819 family protein yields the protein MAEQPSTAATPDHSIPDPDPDPESSASASASAPAPATDPDADPEAPAGPRRWSRGALAVLGTAAAVLLCATAWHLAAVFLSIAPANTLSTRYQHQIDGYVYPEFEQNWQLFAPNPLQENIAVEVRVQTLAPDGSSPQSGWINLTAQDIARVRDNPAPSHADQNLLRRAWDYYTSWHNQNTGASLGSGGPLSVEYLKRIALQRIGRDWRGEPIAEVQFRSATTPVVGPAWTGAPAKATTSYLTLPWWLVTDADDQGLAR
- a CDS encoding protein phosphatase 2C domain-containing protein: MRMEMAGEAQRPDRVSEDFAAATPDALVLLDGSSSPAAMESGCEHGTAWYARRLGVHLLARLIDRPDRTMAQCLADAIAETASLHGARCDLAHPNTPAAMVVAVRRRGAALQYLVLGDSLLVLDRFGSIAVIGDNQPFPAGEQLRREVHATTPGSPERMTLHMRYALAVRAARNTDHGPWIAAALPKAADHAETGSVPLSELRALAVLSDGASRYVERFDLGGWPEAMKLLDERGPAELLRRVREVEAGDTACARWPRGKARDDATVVYARM
- a CDS encoding acyl-CoA dehydrogenase family protein, yielding MDFTLTEEQQAAAEAARAAFADVAPDGGVPSPAVGVEPVSDDIDRELWQRLAKSDLPGIALGEQYGGSGLDPVAWCLVLRESARVLARVPLLETGAAALAVQRFGSEEQRRRLLPEVAAGRLLLGVAPHGSSGHEPADLAVRAEPALGDDGRPDGWTLHGSQTAVPYAQVVERVLVPARCDAGTLLLLVDPHAPGVELRRQVSARGELMAEMVFDGARVRPPAQLGAPSLSGDAWRYVRGLLIVGTAALCLGLGEQILRITADYTSGREQFGHPVATFQAVAVQAADRYIDLKAMEATLWQAAWRIGLDDPELPDRLPLAADLATAKVWSAEGVRTIASTAQHLHGGIGADLDYPLHRYHAWAKYLELFLGPAPAYEEEIGAILAEHAL
- a CDS encoding HTTM domain-containing protein codes for the protein MTAPAPASRRGAPGAVRALLPADRLAVGWAAFTGRALAPYQAAVVRIGFALCFGGFLLREWPNRRVLYGDRAAWSVDLARQMLAGNHAFSLLVWSGDRWWFETVYTAAILVSALLLLGWRTRTMSVLFLVAVVSVQNRSVLLGDGGDNVVHLMAIYLAFTRCGQVWSLDARRRRLRPEQADGGPAGVRLWAAVGALLAWAQFSGIAKLGMLAPGVYSWSTVFWGFWLLAGVWWWLGRRDPLGEPRAVMDALGTMLHNCAMLVVAVEVCFIYATAGWYKIQGSLWQGGSALYFPLHLDYFNPWPGLSGLLAAHPVPVFLITYGTVMVQVSFPFLVFNRRIKNVLLVLMMVEHAAIAVMLGLPFFSLAMISADAVFLPTPFLQWLGERVVRAAAGVRAGSASGSRPSFEGHRDKPLSPSRPAPHTGLHAHGDGGGGAAPGPGQ
- a CDS encoding pirin family protein; the protein is MPAVTVENPLVLPRVETPDPTIAVPRPVVQVATAPEGFEGEGFPVRRAFARVNTKLLDPFIMMDQMGEVEYAAGEPKGTPWHPHRGFETVTYLIDGKFIHRDSTGGGGALGDGDTQWMTAGSGILHIETPPEDLVVSGGLFHGLQLWVNLPASDKLIQPKYQDISGANVKLLASPDGGTVLRLIAGEIGGVQGPGTTHTPITMIHATLSPGAAVTLPWRSDFNALVYALNGRGTVGAEQRPFGMGQAVVFGDGDSITVQADSTQESRSPNLDVVILGGRPIREPVAHYGPFVMNSHRELQQAVEDFQSGRFGRIPAEHN
- a CDS encoding LCP family protein, with the translated sequence MNGWPEGRTDGGDADRATRSMPQTQQRSGGYGPPPAQARPAQGEPPLPPGLSPRRTVPAPGRSTESYSGGAPSSSSQPGNGGGGATTYRAGRSGSGGGLGSTRTKGRPNWRRRITWGALTVVTVLVATSIGTYVWADNKLDRTVDLSALPNQPALGKGTNYLIAGSDNRQNLTPQQQKELHTGSDDEGQFGNSDSMMILHIGSNGDTLLSLPRDSYVTIPAFTGSSGKHYPATTHKLNTAFSWGGGALLAQTVEYNTGIHIDHYAEIGFGGFVNLVNALGGVHMCLSQPLVDQASGADFKAGCQTFNGAQSLEFVRERHQAAQQDLSRMANQQKFLAAVAHQAATPSTVLNPFKLYPVLSAGIDTLSVDKNMNPYDLAQMFWAMKSVSGGSGHSLTVPISNANYETQTDGDTVLWDQSQSKTLFSELQNDQPVTISSNDASSVVANG